A stretch of the Metopolophium dirhodum isolate CAU chromosome 8, ASM1992520v1, whole genome shotgun sequence genome encodes the following:
- the LOC132950105 gene encoding protein mab-21-like produces MLLPSDMLATQSKMLYQLNKYCVERVETRKTATAKAVREVCKVVQTVLHEVEAQEPRFISSLAECNGRYEGLEVVSATEFEIVLYLNQMGVFNFVDDGSLPGCAVLKLSDGRKRSMSLWVEFITASGYLSARKIRSRFQTLVAQACDKCAYRDSVKMMSDTGEVKLRIRDRYVVQITPSFKCAGVWPRSAAHWPVPQLTWPHPNLIVQVKTEGFDLLSKDSVIMHGKQNSMEGDAWVMSFTDVENQLLYGGCRKRCLSILKTLRDRHLDLPGNPITNYHIKTLLLYECEKHPRDAEWEETGIADRINGILLQLISCLQCRRCPHYFIPHLDLFKGKTPASLESASKHVWRLSREILTNSRAFDKL; encoded by the coding sequence ATGCTGTTGCCTTCGGACATGTTGGCAACGCAATCCAAGATGCTGTACCAGCTGAACAAGTACTGCGTGGAACGGGTGGAGACGAGAAAGACGGCCACGGCCAAGGCGGTGCGGGAGGTGTGCAAGGTAGTGCAGACGGTGCTGCATGAGGTGGAGGCCCAGGAGCCGCGGTTCATATCATCGCTAGCCGAGTGCAACGGCCGGTATGAGGGCCTGGAAGTGGTGTCGGCCACCGAGTTCGAGATCGTGCTCTACCTGAACCAGATGGGAGTGTTCAACTTTGTCGATGACGGGTCGCTGCCCGGGTGCGCAGTGCTCAAACTGAGCGACGGTCGCAAGCGGAGCATGAGCCTGTGGGTCGAGTTCATCACGGCGTCCGGGTACTTGTCAGCCCGCAAGATCCGGTCCCGATTTCAGACGCTGGTAGCGCAAGCGTGCGATAAGTGCGCGTACCGGGACTCAGTAAAGATGATGTCGGACACAGGCGAGGTGAAGCTCCGGATCCGGGACCGGTACGTGGTGCAGATTACGCCGTCATTCAAGTGCGCGGGCGTGTGGCCGCGGTCGGCCGCCCACTGGCCGGTGCCACAGCTCACGTGGCCGCACCCCAACCTCATCGTGCAGGTCAAGACCGAGGGGTTCGACCTGCTGTCCAAGGACAGCGTCATCATGCACGGCAAGCAGAACTCAATGGAGGGCGACGCGTGGGTCATGTCGTTCACGGACGTCGAGAACCAGCTGCTTTATGGTGGCTGCCGGAAGCGGTGCCTGAGCATACTCAAGACACTCAGGGACAGGCACCTGGACCTTCCCGGCAACCCGATCACCAACTATCACATCAAGACGCTGCTGCTGTACGAGTGCGAGAAACACCCACGGGATGCCGAGTGGGAGGAGACCGGCATCGCGGACCGCATCAACGGCATACTGCTGCAGCTCATCTCGTGCCTGCAGTGCCGCCGGTGTCCGCACTACTTCATCCCGCACCTGGACCTGTTCAAGGGCAAGACCCCGGCGTCCCTGGAGAGCGCGTCCAAACACGTGTGGCGCCTCAGCCGAGAGATACTTACCAACTCCAGGGCCTTCGACAAGCTTTGA